The sequence AAGCGAAGGCTGAGGTCTACCTCTGGGATTCGGAGGAAGTGCCGATTCCCAGGCATGTGCTGTTGGAACAGGTGGCAGACGCTTCCGGCATCTACACGAACGTTTCGGACAAAATCGACAAAGAGGTGTTCGACAACGCTCCTCTGTTAAAAGTGGTCAGCACCATGGCGGTCGGCTTTGATAATATAGACGTAAGCGAAGCGACGAAACGGGGAATTCCGGTCGGATACACGCCGGGCGTGTTGACCGAGACGACGGCCGATTTGACGTTTGCGCTGCTGATGGCGACCGCCCGCCGAATCGTCGAAGGGGCCGACTATATTCGGCAGGGAAAATGGAAGAGCTGGGGACCGATGGTGTTGACCGGGCAGGATGTGTACGGAGCGACGATCGGCATCATCGGCCTGGGGCGGATCGGGGAGGCGGTTGCCAGGCGGGCGACCGGGTTCGGCATGAAAATCCTGTACCATAACCGCCATCGCCGGCCTGAAGTGGAGGAGCGGCTGAATGCACGGTACTGCTCGCTTGAGGAACTGCTGCAGGCGTCCGATTTTGTCGTGCTGCTGGCCCCTTCCAGCCCGGAAACCTACCGGATGATC comes from Effusibacillus pohliae DSM 22757 and encodes:
- a CDS encoding 2-hydroxyacid dehydrogenase — translated: MKRDKVVVTRRIPGQALELIEAKAEVYLWDSEEVPIPRHVLLEQVADASGIYTNVSDKIDKEVFDNAPLLKVVSTMAVGFDNIDVSEATKRGIPVGYTPGVLTETTADLTFALLMATARRIVEGADYIRQGKWKSWGPMVLTGQDVYGATIGIIGLGRIGEAVARRATGFGMKILYHNRHRRPEVEERLNARYCSLEELLQASDFVVLLAPSSPETYRMIGEREFSLMKPNAIFINTSRGRNVDESALYRALCDNKIWAAGLDVFEEEPIAADHPLLSLPNVVALPHIGSASIATRTKMAVLAAENLLAGLQGQKLKHTANPEVYDSV